From Vreelandella neptunia, the proteins below share one genomic window:
- a CDS encoding helix-turn-helix domain-containing protein, whose protein sequence is MIKCHLSRIMGERKLKIVDVARETGINRGTITRLYHETASRIELEAVEALCHYFGCQVGDLFEYQTNSDD, encoded by the coding sequence ATGATCAAGTGTCACTTATCTCGGATCATGGGAGAGAGAAAGCTGAAAATCGTTGATGTGGCCCGTGAAACCGGTATTAACCGGGGCACCATTACACGGCTGTATCACGAAACAGCTAGCCGAATAGAGCTTGAGGCCGTAGAGGCGCTATGCCATTACTTTGGCTGCCAGGTAGGAGATTTATTCGAGTATCAGACAAACAGCGATGACTGA
- a CDS encoding TIR domain-containing protein, producing MNIFVSYTTRDSYIDKEFLAFISNNVSIFGLPYIDLLDNYATDKQTHVETMLHSSDLVLLLSSKLINESHWVHWELTQAKKLNIPILEVCVKENNKGQVSEEIFSRFKLYTEANKKIPADA from the coding sequence ATGAATATATTTGTTAGCTATACAACTAGAGACAGCTACATAGATAAAGAGTTTTTGGCTTTTATTTCTAACAATGTTTCTATTTTTGGTTTGCCATATATCGATCTTCTAGATAATTATGCAACTGACAAGCAAACTCATGTAGAGACAATGCTACATTCTTCAGATTTAGTGCTTTTGTTATCATCAAAATTAATCAATGAATCTCATTGGGTTCATTGGGAGTTAACACAAGCAAAAAAACTAAATATCCCTATTCTTGAAGTTTGTGTCAAAGAGAATAATAAAGGCCAAGTAAGTGAAGAAATATTTTCGAGGTTTAAGCTGTATACAGAAGCTAACAAAAAAATTCCAGCAGACGCCTAA
- a CDS encoding heavy metal translocating P-type ATPase has product MSEDHNETKVKDPVCGMDVDPHTSRHRADHAGKTWYFCSEKCQEKFIAKPDAYLEPSKQSQASVPSGSIYTCPMHPEVRREGPGDCPICGMALEPETVSADTGPSDELKDMTRRFWIGLVLTLPVFALEMGGHVFGLMHFISQQTSNWIQLLLATPVVVWAGWPFFVRGWRSLVHRSLNMFTLIAIGTGTALLYSLLATLTPGIFPDAFRLADGSVAVYFEAAAVIVVLVLLGQVLELRAREKTSGAIRALLDLAPATARRLDDQGNEEDISLDQVQVGDRLRVRPGDKVPLDGEVMEGRSNVDESMVTGEPLAVKKEVGDGVIGGSINGQGSFVMRADKVGQDTMLSQIVQMVASAQRSRAPIQGLADKVASIFVPVVILIAVVAFIAWSLWGPTPPMAFGLIAAVSVLIIACPCALGLATPMSIMVGVGRGAQLGVLIRDAEALERLEKVDTVVVDKTGTLTEGKPRVTELILTEGIAESELLRLAASLERGSEHPLAHAIVEKAKEAEVKLTEALDFEAPNGMGVIGQIDGKRIALGNRLLMESEGVNTQSQDTHADQLRSDGATVIFASIDGNLAGLLAIADPVKETTEEAIRSLQADGIRVVMLTGDNRTSANAVARRLGIDEVEAEVLPEDKGRVIQRLRDEGRIVVMAGDGVNDAPALATADVGIAMGTGTDVAIESAGVTLLRGDLTGIATAHKLSKATMRNIRQNLFFAFAYNAAGIPIAAGILYPFTGMLLSPIIAAAAMSLSSVSVIGNALRLRMIAIK; this is encoded by the coding sequence ATGTCTGAAGACCATAACGAGACAAAGGTGAAAGACCCTGTTTGTGGCATGGACGTTGATCCCCATACCTCCCGCCACCGTGCCGATCACGCGGGTAAGACTTGGTACTTCTGCTCAGAAAAGTGTCAGGAAAAGTTTATTGCCAAGCCTGATGCGTATCTTGAGCCAAGCAAACAGTCACAAGCGTCAGTACCCTCGGGGTCTATTTATACTTGCCCGATGCACCCAGAAGTTCGACGAGAAGGCCCAGGCGACTGTCCAATCTGTGGCATGGCGCTGGAACCTGAGACCGTCTCTGCTGACACCGGCCCTTCGGACGAACTCAAGGACATGACCAGGCGTTTCTGGATCGGCCTAGTACTGACCCTCCCCGTGTTTGCCCTAGAAATGGGTGGCCACGTGTTTGGCCTTATGCATTTTATTTCCCAGCAAACCTCTAACTGGATTCAACTGCTGCTGGCAACGCCGGTAGTCGTCTGGGCAGGTTGGCCATTCTTTGTACGCGGATGGCGTTCGCTAGTGCATCGCAGCCTTAATATGTTCACGCTAATCGCGATCGGTACCGGCACCGCGTTGCTCTACAGTTTGCTGGCCACCCTCACACCGGGCATCTTTCCCGACGCCTTCCGTCTAGCCGATGGTTCGGTGGCCGTTTATTTCGAAGCAGCGGCAGTGATTGTCGTTTTAGTTTTACTGGGACAAGTATTAGAGCTACGCGCTCGTGAAAAAACCTCTGGCGCTATTCGTGCTCTGCTCGACTTGGCGCCTGCTACCGCTCGACGCCTTGATGATCAGGGCAATGAGGAAGATATCTCTCTTGACCAGGTTCAGGTAGGGGATCGTCTCCGGGTGCGCCCCGGCGATAAGGTGCCATTAGATGGCGAAGTGATGGAAGGTCGCTCCAACGTTGACGAATCCATGGTTACCGGTGAACCACTAGCGGTGAAAAAGGAAGTCGGCGATGGCGTCATTGGCGGCAGCATCAATGGTCAAGGATCCTTTGTCATGCGCGCTGACAAGGTGGGCCAGGACACGATGCTGTCGCAGATTGTGCAAATGGTCGCCAGCGCCCAGCGCAGCCGCGCACCCATTCAAGGGCTTGCCGACAAAGTCGCCAGCATCTTTGTACCCGTCGTTATTCTCATTGCTGTTGTGGCTTTCATCGCCTGGTCATTGTGGGGCCCTACCCCGCCGATGGCGTTTGGCCTTATTGCGGCGGTTAGTGTTCTGATCATTGCCTGCCCGTGCGCGCTAGGTCTTGCTACCCCCATGTCAATTATGGTCGGTGTAGGGCGCGGTGCCCAGTTAGGCGTGTTGATTCGCGATGCCGAAGCTCTTGAACGTCTAGAGAAGGTCGACACCGTCGTCGTCGACAAAACCGGCACGCTTACCGAAGGCAAACCACGAGTGACCGAGTTGATTCTCACTGAAGGCATTGCTGAATCGGAGCTTTTGCGCTTGGCAGCTAGTCTTGAGCGAGGCAGCGAGCACCCCTTGGCCCATGCAATAGTCGAAAAGGCTAAAGAGGCAGAGGTAAAATTAACAGAAGCGTTGGACTTCGAGGCTCCCAATGGCATGGGCGTTATAGGCCAGATAGATGGCAAGCGTATTGCCCTGGGCAACCGGCTATTGATGGAAAGCGAGGGCGTTAACACCCAGTCTCAAGACACACATGCCGATCAATTGCGCAGCGACGGTGCTACTGTCATCTTTGCGAGCATCGACGGGAATTTAGCTGGGCTGCTCGCCATTGCCGATCCGGTCAAGGAAACCACCGAAGAAGCCATTCGTTCACTCCAGGCTGACGGCATTCGAGTGGTGATGCTGACAGGCGATAATCGCACCTCCGCCAACGCTGTGGCACGTCGGCTAGGCATTGATGAGGTCGAAGCTGAAGTGCTTCCAGAGGATAAAGGCCGAGTGATTCAGCGTCTCCGTGATGAAGGGCGCATTGTTGTCATGGCCGGCGACGGCGTGAACGATGCACCTGCGCTGGCTACAGCGGATGTCGGCATTGCCATGGGAACCGGCACCGATGTGGCGATAGAAAGCGCTGGGGTTACTCTACTGCGAGGAGATCTTACCGGTATTGCCACGGCGCATAAGCTCTCAAAAGCCACCATGCGTAATATTCGCCAAAATCTCTTTTTTGCCTTTGCTTACAACGCGGCAGGCATCCCCATTGCCGCAGGGATTTTGTACCCCTTCACAGGTATGCTGTTATCACCGATTATCGCGGCGGCGGCGATGTCACTCTCTTCAGTGAGCGTGATTGGCAATGCTTTACGACTTAGGATGATTGCTATTAAGTAA
- a CDS encoding APC family permease, which produces MVGQDRAPQYKENSLSLVGAVALGTGVMIGAGIFALTGQMAEMTGRLFPLAFLAAAVIVSFSAYSYVKMSNTFPSAGGIGMYLQKAYGPTLPTAFHALLMYFSMVIAQSFLARTFGSYTLELFDLGDRSLFVPLLGVGLLLIAFLINLSANRLIETVASVLGFIKIGGIIVFGIVGVFIADSIEMGAGNDAPTPTITGFLGATALGILAFKGFTTITNSGSELKDPKRNLGKAITISIALCVVIYALVGFAVASNLSLPEIIETQDYSLAAAARPALGEAAVAFTVILAMLATAGGIIASVFAVSRMLAMLTEMKLVPHRHFHMPGSVQKHTLVYTIVFGLVLTAFFDLSRIAALGIIFYLIMDMAIHWGVLRHLKDRVGANPVIPSIAILLDAVVLIGFLWVKAISDPMVLIVAGVVMATLLLGEWIFLSKRDASNDSEHSHTH; this is translated from the coding sequence ATGGTTGGGCAGGATAGAGCGCCACAATATAAAGAAAACAGTCTTTCGTTGGTCGGTGCCGTTGCATTAGGCACCGGCGTGATGATTGGGGCCGGTATTTTTGCGCTAACCGGCCAAATGGCCGAAATGACTGGTCGGCTATTTCCTCTAGCCTTTCTGGCCGCTGCCGTCATTGTCTCTTTCAGCGCTTATTCTTACGTTAAAATGTCCAATACCTTCCCATCAGCAGGTGGGATTGGCATGTATTTACAGAAAGCGTATGGCCCGACGCTTCCCACCGCCTTTCATGCCCTCCTGATGTATTTTTCCATGGTGATCGCACAGAGTTTTTTGGCGAGAACGTTTGGTTCCTACACGCTTGAGTTGTTTGACCTGGGGGATCGTTCACTATTTGTGCCCCTACTCGGGGTTGGTTTACTGCTAATAGCCTTTTTGATCAATTTATCCGCCAACCGCTTGATCGAGACCGTCGCCTCGGTGCTCGGATTTATCAAAATAGGTGGCATTATAGTGTTTGGTATTGTCGGCGTGTTTATTGCCGACTCCATCGAAATGGGTGCTGGCAACGATGCACCTACGCCTACGATAACGGGCTTTTTAGGTGCTACGGCGCTCGGCATACTGGCATTTAAAGGCTTCACGACGATTACCAATAGTGGTTCGGAGCTTAAAGATCCTAAGCGGAATCTTGGCAAAGCTATCACGATCTCGATTGCGCTATGCGTGGTGATCTATGCCCTTGTCGGTTTTGCCGTTGCCAGCAACCTATCTTTGCCTGAAATTATCGAAACCCAAGACTACTCCCTGGCCGCCGCTGCCCGTCCCGCACTGGGTGAAGCGGCAGTTGCGTTTACCGTCATTCTCGCCATGTTGGCAACGGCGGGCGGTATCATCGCCAGCGTCTTTGCCGTTTCACGCATGCTCGCCATGCTGACAGAAATGAAGCTGGTTCCTCACCGCCATTTCCACATGCCCGGCAGTGTACAAAAGCATACGCTGGTGTACACCATCGTATTTGGCTTAGTGCTCACCGCTTTTTTTGACCTGAGCCGCATCGCAGCATTAGGCATCATTTTCTACCTGATCATGGATATGGCCATCCACTGGGGTGTGCTTCGTCATCTCAAGGACAGAGTGGGGGCTAATCCTGTTATTCCTAGCATTGCCATACTACTAGATGCTGTCGTGTTAATCGGCTTTTTATGGGTAAAAGCCATCTCGGACCCCATGGTGCTCATCGTTGCTGGCGTAGTAATGGCTACTCTTTTACTCGGCGAATGGATTTTCCTATCCAAACGCGACGCTTCAAACGATAGCGAGCACTCTCACACTCATTAA
- a CDS encoding DUF2933 domain-containing protein → MSNSTSSRLLMLWVPLAGFVIWAGYLIGTEHRLHLFQFLPFLFLAACPLMHIFMHKHHGGHKNKIDKD, encoded by the coding sequence ATGAGTAACAGTACAAGTAGTCGTTTGCTGATGTTGTGGGTGCCACTTGCTGGGTTTGTCATTTGGGCGGGATACCTGATTGGAACCGAGCACCGTCTCCACCTATTTCAGTTCTTACCTTTCCTCTTTTTGGCAGCATGCCCACTGATGCATATTTTCATGCATAAACACCACGGCGGTCATAAGAACAAAATAGACAAGGACTGA
- a CDS encoding IS3 family transposase (programmed frameshift): MNRPRYTEEFKIEAVKQVVERGHRVAEVAERLGVSGHSLYHWIKRYDKPVEQRQEDDDLHAENRRLKAELKRVSEERDIFKKGHRVLRQGVRLRYAFIQNHASQYPIRRLCRMMAVHPSGYYAWCKKVLSNRDRDDQRLLGLVKHAWLESGGVYGYRKVYQDLREAGEACGKHRVARLMRREGLRSQTGYRRRPGCYGGGKPAVVSPNHLDRQFEVTAPNVAWVTDITYIRTYEGWLYLAVVIDLFSRQVVGWSMKSRMTSELVLDALLSAVWRRKPQGSVMVHSDQGSQFSSGDWQSFLKANQLVGSMSRRGNCHDNAVAESFFQLLKRERIKRQIYSTREAARRDVFNYIEMFYNPKRRHGTSDNLSPVEYERRYFKSLTGV, from the exons ATGAACCGTCCCCGTTACACTGAAGAATTCAAAATCGAAGCCGTTAAACAGGTGGTAGAGCGCGGCCATCGCGTTGCCGAAGTCGCTGAGCGGTTAGGCGTGTCAGGCCACAGCTTGTACCACTGGATCAAGCGCTACGATAAGCCGGTAGAACAACGACAAGAAGATGATGATCTCCACGCTGAAAACCGTCGTTTGAAGGCTGAACTAAAGCGCGTGTCAGAAGAGCGAGATATAT TTAAAAAAGGCCACCGCGTACTTCGCCAGGGAGTCCGACTGAGGTACGCGTTTATTCAAAACCATGCGAGCCAATATCCGATACGGCGTTTGTGCCGCATGATGGCCGTGCATCCTAGCGGCTACTACGCATGGTGCAAAAAAGTACTGTCTAATCGAGACCGGGATGATCAGCGTCTCTTGGGATTGGTCAAGCATGCGTGGCTTGAAAGCGGCGGTGTATATGGTTATCGCAAGGTCTACCAGGATTTGCGTGAGGCTGGCGAAGCCTGCGGTAAGCACCGAGTGGCCCGCCTGATGCGTAGGGAAGGTTTACGCTCCCAGACGGGCTACCGACGACGCCCTGGCTGCTATGGCGGTGGAAAACCGGCTGTTGTATCACCTAACCATTTAGACCGTCAGTTTGAAGTAACAGCGCCAAATGTTGCTTGGGTGACGGATATCACGTACATCCGAACATACGAAGGCTGGCTTTACTTAGCGGTGGTTATCGACCTGTTTTCTCGTCAAGTGGTTGGCTGGTCGATGAAGTCTCGTATGACCTCGGAATTAGTGCTGGATGCTTTGTTATCGGCAGTCTGGCGACGCAAGCCGCAAGGATCGGTGATGGTGCATTCGGATCAAGGAAGCCAGTTCAGCAGTGGAGACTGGCAAAGCTTTCTGAAAGCTAATCAGTTGGTGGGCAGCATGAGTCGACGTGGTAACTGTCATGACAACGCCGTTGCTGAAAGCTTCTTTCAACTCCTCAAGCGAGAGCGAATCAAGCGACAGATTTATTCGACACGCGAAGCGGCTAGACGTGACGTGTTCAATTACATTGAAATGTTCTATAACCCAAAGCGCCGACACGGGACAAGTGATAACTTATCACCGGTTGAGTATGAAAGGCGTTACTTTAAGAGCCTAACGGGTGTCTAG
- a CDS encoding bile acid:sodium symporter family protein: protein MFLWLTGLQLDVPLGSIILELTLIVLLPTVIGVSLRTKFSAFFARHDSAYAGIGSILYLLILLAVVGPNATTIIGYGWYAFVIAGAALCLNLIGYLVGMSSRLLTSDRKEVITYLFTVSKKEFSIAAAFVAVSGLPSEIAIPAAFFAVIQMITSPIAAKILARH from the coding sequence CTGTTTTTATGGCTCACCGGCCTTCAGTTAGACGTGCCGCTTGGATCAATTATTCTTGAATTAACACTAATCGTGCTTCTTCCTACCGTGATTGGGGTCAGCTTGCGTACAAAGTTCTCGGCTTTCTTTGCACGGCATGATTCAGCGTATGCAGGGATAGGGTCGATTCTGTATCTGCTGATCCTACTCGCCGTGGTCGGGCCGAATGCCACCACGATCATTGGCTATGGCTGGTATGCGTTTGTGATTGCGGGCGCGGCCCTGTGCCTCAATTTGATTGGGTACCTGGTAGGTATGTCCTCACGGTTACTCACCTCTGATCGCAAAGAGGTGATTACCTATCTTTTCACGGTCAGTAAAAAGGAATTCAGCATCGCTGCAGCGTTTGTCGCTGTTTCCGGCTTGCCATCAGAGATCGCGATTCCAGCCGCTTTTTTTGCCGTGATTCAAATGATCACTTCGCCCATCGCAGCGAAGATCCTCGCCCGCCACTGA
- the merA gene encoding mercury(II) reductase, with amino-acid sequence MIELNVSGMTCDRCADHVREALEKLPGVQSVEVSYPQGTASVAVDPETPASALTFAVTRLGYQARLANSGPTSPAGASVSKGRDEDAPHIAVIGSGGAAMAAALKAAERGARITLIERGTVGGTCVNTGCVPSKIMIRAAHIAHLRTESPFDAGLSAQAPVVDRAKLLEQQQRRVEELRDAKYEGILRDHPAITVLHGEARFIDAHSLMVKLNEGGEQVVHFDRALIGTGARPAVPPIPGLADTPYLTSTSALALDTLPERLIVIGASVVALELAQAFARLGSRVTVLARSRLLSQEDPAVGDAVEAAFRRESIEVLKQTQASRVDYTDNEFIVDTNAGTLRADQLLVATGRTPNTEALNLASLGVETARGAILVDEHLHTTVPGLYAAGDCTDQPEFVYVAAAGGSRAAVNMTGGEATLDLSAMPAVIFTDPQVATVGLTEAEAIEQGFSVDTRELDLENVPRALVNFDTGGFIKLVAERDSGRLLGVQAVAGEAGELIQTAVMALRARMTVHDIANELFPYLTMVEGLKLCAQTFTKDVTQLSCCAG; translated from the coding sequence ATGATTGAACTCAACGTGAGTGGCATGACCTGTGACCGCTGTGCGGATCATGTCAGGGAAGCCCTGGAGAAGCTGCCCGGCGTGCAGTCGGTGGAGGTATCCTATCCTCAGGGGACGGCATCGGTAGCCGTTGATCCGGAGACACCGGCCTCGGCGTTGACGTTTGCCGTGACCCGACTTGGCTACCAAGCTCGACTGGCCAACAGTGGGCCCACTTCCCCGGCAGGCGCATCGGTGTCCAAGGGCCGTGATGAAGACGCCCCGCACATCGCGGTGATCGGCAGCGGCGGCGCCGCCATGGCGGCGGCCCTGAAAGCCGCCGAGCGCGGCGCCCGGATCACCCTGATCGAACGCGGCACCGTCGGCGGTACCTGTGTCAATACAGGCTGTGTGCCTTCGAAGATCATGATTCGCGCGGCCCATATTGCCCACTTGCGTACGGAAAGTCCCTTCGATGCAGGCCTGAGCGCCCAGGCGCCGGTGGTGGATCGGGCCAAGCTGCTCGAGCAGCAGCAGCGACGTGTCGAGGAACTGCGTGACGCCAAGTACGAGGGGATTCTGCGCGACCACCCGGCCATCACGGTCCTGCACGGCGAGGCCCGGTTTATCGATGCCCATAGCCTGATGGTCAAGCTGAACGAGGGCGGCGAGCAGGTCGTCCACTTCGACCGCGCCTTAATCGGTACTGGCGCCCGACCGGCAGTACCGCCGATCCCGGGTCTTGCCGACACCCCCTACCTGACCTCTACCAGTGCGCTGGCCCTGGACACCCTTCCCGAGCGGCTGATTGTGATCGGCGCCTCGGTGGTGGCCCTGGAACTGGCCCAGGCCTTCGCCCGGCTGGGCAGCCGGGTCACGGTGCTGGCCCGCAGCCGCCTGCTCTCCCAGGAAGACCCGGCGGTAGGGGATGCGGTGGAGGCGGCGTTTCGCCGCGAGAGCATCGAGGTCCTCAAGCAGACCCAGGCGAGCCGCGTGGACTACACCGACAATGAATTCATTGTCGATACCAACGCCGGCACCTTGCGGGCGGATCAACTGCTGGTGGCCACCGGACGGACACCCAATACCGAGGCCCTGAACCTGGCGAGCCTCGGCGTGGAAACCGCACGTGGGGCGATTCTGGTCGATGAGCATCTGCACACCACGGTGCCGGGGCTCTATGCCGCCGGTGACTGCACCGATCAGCCGGAGTTCGTCTATGTCGCCGCCGCCGGGGGCAGCCGGGCTGCCGTCAACATGACCGGGGGCGAAGCCACCCTGGACCTGAGCGCCATGCCGGCGGTGATCTTCACCGACCCCCAGGTGGCCACCGTCGGCCTGACGGAAGCCGAGGCCATCGAGCAAGGCTTCAGCGTCGATACCCGCGAGCTGGACCTGGAAAACGTGCCGCGTGCGCTGGTGAATTTCGACACCGGTGGTTTCATCAAGCTGGTGGCCGAACGCGACTCGGGCCGGTTGCTGGGGGTGCAGGCGGTGGCGGGGGAAGCCGGTGAGCTGATCCAGACGGCGGTGATGGCGCTACGCGCACGCATGACCGTACACGACATCGCCAATGAGCTATTTCCCTACCTGACCATGGTGGAAGGGCTCAAGCTCTGTGCCCAGACTTTCACCAAGGATGTGACGCAGTTGTCCTGCTGTGCCGGGTGA
- the merF gene encoding mercury resistance system transport protein MerF: MKDSQKFLSVVLGTGLMVLCCAAPIALVLFGTAGLAALAGYLDYLLFAALAIGLPLYARYHKRKQDAGFTNEDSEKRDD, translated from the coding sequence GTGAAAGATTCGCAGAAATTTTTAAGCGTCGTGCTTGGCACCGGGTTGATGGTGCTGTGTTGCGCCGCGCCAATCGCCCTGGTGCTATTCGGTACGGCGGGCCTGGCCGCGTTGGCAGGCTATCTCGATTACCTGCTGTTTGCCGCCCTGGCCATCGGCTTACCTCTCTACGCGCGATACCACAAGCGGAAGCAGGATGCCGGCTTTACTAATGAAGACTCGGAGAAACGTGATGATTGA
- the merP gene encoding mercury resistance system periplasmic binding protein MerP, with translation MKARFAFIALLALLSTPALAALQTVTLSVPGMTCAACPITVKAALNKVDGVSQVDVSYADLEAVVTFDDARTSVEALTEATINAGYPSTPTSSQADRE, from the coding sequence ATGAAAGCTCGTTTCGCCTTCATCGCGCTACTCGCCCTGCTCAGCACGCCCGCCTTAGCGGCCCTGCAGACCGTGACGCTGTCGGTGCCGGGCATGACCTGTGCCGCCTGCCCGATCACCGTCAAGGCCGCCCTCAACAAGGTGGACGGCGTCTCGCAAGTCGACGTGAGCTACGCGGATCTCGAGGCCGTGGTCACCTTTGACGACGCCCGAACGTCGGTGGAGGCATTGACCGAGGCCACCATCAACGCTGGGTATCCATCAACCCCGACATCCTCGCAAGCGGATCGAGAGTGA
- the merT gene encoding mercuric ion transporter MerT: MRTSKTGRGPLAAGGVAALLASACCLGPLVLITLGVSGAWISNLAALEPYRPLFIGVALVAMFFAWRRVFRPVEKCQPGEVCAVPRVRTGYKAIFWLVSLLVLIALVFPYILPLFY; the protein is encoded by the coding sequence ATGCGGACATCTAAAACGGGGCGAGGGCCCCTGGCCGCCGGAGGAGTCGCGGCCCTCCTGGCCTCGGCGTGTTGCCTCGGCCCGCTGGTGCTGATCACGCTGGGCGTTTCCGGCGCCTGGATCAGCAATCTGGCGGCGTTGGAGCCCTATCGCCCGCTCTTTATCGGCGTCGCGCTGGTGGCGATGTTCTTCGCCTGGCGTCGCGTCTTTCGGCCAGTGGAAAAGTGCCAGCCGGGAGAGGTGTGTGCCGTGCCACGGGTCAGGACGGGCTACAAGGCGATCTTCTGGCTCGTATCGCTGCTGGTGCTAATCGCCCTGGTATTCCCCTACATCTTGCCCCTGTTCTATTAA
- the merR gene encoding Hg(II)-responsive transcriptional regulator yields MKRHADKVADTMTIGGLAKAAGVNVETIRYYQRRGLLSEPERPPGGIRRYSAADIDRLTFVKTAQQLGFSLDEISDLLRLEDGAHCQEASALAEHKLGDVREKIDRLERIEKVLSEMVDRCHAQQGNITCPLIASLHEGLREAEDPRE; encoded by the coding sequence ATGAAGAGACATGCAGATAAAGTGGCGGACACCATGACCATTGGCGGCCTGGCCAAGGCGGCCGGCGTCAATGTCGAGACAATCCGCTATTACCAGCGACGAGGGCTATTATCGGAGCCCGAACGCCCTCCCGGAGGTATTCGACGCTATAGTGCCGCCGATATCGACAGGTTGACGTTCGTGAAAACGGCGCAGCAGCTGGGCTTTAGTCTGGATGAGATCAGTGACCTACTTCGGCTGGAAGATGGCGCCCACTGTCAAGAAGCCAGTGCTCTCGCAGAGCACAAGTTAGGGGACGTTCGCGAGAAGATCGACAGGCTTGAAAGAATTGAGAAGGTGCTGAGCGAAATGGTCGACAGATGCCATGCACAACAAGGCAATATCACTTGCCCGCTAATTGCGTCATTGCATGAAGGGCTCAGAGAAGCAGAAGACCCAAGGGAGTAA
- a CDS encoding ISL3 family transposase has product MTSLPDNILHLPEYHVLGTKMEEHDLHYQVEAPEPLACEECGVESEFVRFGKRDVAYRDLPIHGKRVTLWVVRRRYTCRACGRTFRPALPEMVDDHRMTRRLYNHVEKEAFNHPYAYVADTTGLDEKTVREIFKKKAEFLAAWHRFETPRCLGIDELYLNRRYRCILTNLEERTLLDLLPGRQQDAVTRRLMSMTERHQVEIVSMDMWKPYRRAVQAVLPQARIVVDKFHVVRMANEALEKVRKGLRKDLKPNQRRTLKGDRKILLKRAHDVSDREQLIMETWTGAFPQLLAAYEHKERFYHIWDSTTRRDAEKALARWIDDIPQGQKEVWKDLVSAVSGWREEVLAYFETDTPITNAFTESINRLAKDKNRDGRGYSFEVMRARMLYTTKHKKKVPQIKESPFLGKATMTYSMGLPEPEKNYGVDLSTFWES; this is encoded by the coding sequence ATGACTAGCTTGCCTGACAACATCCTTCACCTTCCCGAGTACCACGTCCTAGGCACCAAGATGGAAGAGCATGATCTCCACTACCAGGTCGAAGCTCCTGAGCCTCTAGCTTGCGAGGAATGCGGCGTTGAGAGTGAGTTTGTCAGGTTCGGCAAGCGCGATGTGGCCTATCGCGACCTACCCATCCACGGAAAGCGGGTCACCCTCTGGGTGGTCCGTCGCCGCTACACCTGCCGGGCGTGTGGAAGGACGTTCCGGCCAGCTCTTCCGGAAATGGTAGACGATCACCGCATGACGCGGAGGCTTTACAACCACGTCGAGAAGGAAGCCTTCAATCACCCCTACGCCTACGTGGCTGATACCACGGGCCTCGACGAGAAGACTGTCCGCGAGATATTCAAGAAGAAGGCTGAGTTCCTGGCAGCCTGGCATCGTTTCGAGACACCCCGCTGCCTGGGGATCGACGAGCTGTACCTGAACCGCCGCTACCGCTGCATCCTGACCAACCTGGAGGAGCGTACCCTACTGGACCTGCTGCCCGGTCGCCAGCAGGACGCGGTGACGAGGCGCCTCATGAGCATGACCGAGCGCCACCAGGTCGAGATCGTCAGCATGGATATGTGGAAACCCTACCGCCGTGCTGTCCAGGCGGTACTGCCGCAGGCTCGCATTGTGGTCGATAAGTTCCATGTGGTGCGGATGGCCAACGAAGCCCTGGAGAAGGTGCGTAAGGGACTCAGGAAGGATCTGAAGCCAAACCAGCGGCGGACCCTCAAGGGCGATAGGAAGATCCTGCTGAAGCGTGCCCACGACGTTTCAGATCGCGAGCAGCTTATCATGGAGACATGGACAGGGGCCTTCCCTCAGCTCCTGGCGGCCTACGAGCACAAGGAGCGGTTCTACCACATCTGGGACAGCACCACCCGGCGTGATGCCGAAAAGGCGCTGGCCCGCTGGATTGACGACATTCCACAGGGGCAGAAAGAGGTGTGGAAGGATCTCGTCAGCGCCGTCAGCGGATGGCGCGAGGAGGTGCTGGCCTACTTCGAAACCGACACCCCAATCACCAACGCCTTCACGGAGTCGATCAATCGGCTGGCCAAGGACAAGAACCGCGATGGCCGGGGCTACTCATTCGAGGTGATGCGGGCCCGGATGCTCTACACCACCAAGCACAAGAAGAAGGTGCCGCAGATCAAGGAATCCCCCTTCCTGGGCAAGGCCACCATGACCTACAGCATGGGTCTTCCCGAGCCTGAGAAAAACTACGGCGTCGATCTATCAACCTTCTGGGAGAGTTAA